From Scomber scombrus chromosome 13, fScoSco1.1, whole genome shotgun sequence, a single genomic window includes:
- the arl5a gene encoding ADP-ribosylation factor-like protein 5A, translated as MGILFTKLWRLFNHQEHKVIIVGLDNAGKTTILYQFSMNEVVHTSPTIGSNVEEIVVNNTHFLMWDIGGQESLRSSWNTYYTNTEFVIVVVDSTDRERISVTKEELYRMLAHEDLRKAGLLIFANKQDVKGCMSVAEISQSLQLTSVKDHQWHIQACCALTGEGLCQGLEWMMSRLRVR; from the exons AGCACAAAGTCATCATTGTGGGGCTGGACAATGCTGGCAAGACCACGATTCTTTACCAGTT ttcAATGAATGAGGTGGTGCACACCTCTCCTACTATTGGGAGCAACGTGGAGGAGATTGTGGTCAACAACACCCACTTCCTGATGTGGGACATCGGGGGCCAGGAGTCATTAAGGTCATCATGGAATACatactacacaaacacagag TTTGTAATCGTGGTGGTGGAcagcacagacagagaaagaatcTCAGTGACCAAAGAAGAACTCTACAGAATGCTCGCACATGAA GATTTGAGAAAGGCGGGGCTGTTGATCTTCGCCAACAAGCAGGATGTGAAAGGCTGCATGTCTGTAGCTGAGATCTCTCAGAGCCTCCAGCTTACCTCTGTGAAAGACCACCAGTGGCACATTCAGGCCTGCTGCGCCCTCACCGGGGAGGG GTTGTGCCAGGGTCTCGAGTGGATGATGTCACGGCTGCGCGTGAGatga